In Nocardia sputorum, a single genomic region encodes these proteins:
- a CDS encoding TIGR02569 family protein, producing the protein MTSVEPPEHVRATFGLREVTPVSLGDWEGGWRFGDVVLSPVADHARAAWSAKIRETLKVDGLRLARPVRATDGRYVVSGWRADTYLEGAPEPRHDEVVSVSLRLHQATADLERPRFLAQPPVVPWVDIDVFVAADRAAWEPVPLRSLRAGGASLSTSPDGRRSIELIGQLATLRKPVQTPPQLVHGDLFGTVLFAGAQVPGLSDITPYWRPVPWAAAVVVVDALSWGGADDGLLDRWADLPEWPQMLLRAVMFRLAVHALHPRSTPQAFPGLARTADMVRLTL; encoded by the coding sequence GTGACTTCTGTGGAACCTCCCGAGCATGTGCGTGCCACGTTCGGTCTGCGCGAAGTGACCCCGGTTTCGCTCGGTGACTGGGAAGGCGGTTGGCGCTTCGGCGACGTGGTGCTGAGTCCCGTCGCCGATCACGCGCGCGCGGCGTGGTCGGCGAAGATCCGTGAGACGTTGAAGGTCGATGGTTTGCGGCTGGCGCGTCCGGTGCGGGCGACCGACGGCCGCTACGTGGTGTCCGGCTGGCGTGCGGACACCTATCTGGAGGGCGCTCCCGAGCCACGGCACGACGAGGTGGTCTCGGTGTCGCTGCGCCTGCATCAGGCGACGGCGGATCTGGAGCGGCCGCGCTTTCTCGCCCAGCCACCGGTCGTGCCGTGGGTGGACATCGACGTGTTCGTCGCCGCCGATCGCGCCGCCTGGGAGCCGGTGCCCCTGCGCAGCCTGCGCGCCGGGGGCGCTTCGCTGTCGACCTCCCCGGACGGCCGGCGCAGCATCGAACTGATCGGTCAGTTGGCCACCCTGCGCAAGCCGGTGCAGACCCCGCCGCAGCTGGTGCACGGTGACCTGTTCGGCACGGTCTTGTTCGCGGGCGCGCAGGTCCCCGGACTCTCCGACATCACCCCGTACTGGCGGCCGGTGCCGTGGGCGGCGGCGGTGGTCGTGGTGGACGCCCTGTCCTGGGGCGGCGCGGACGACGGCTTGCTCGATCGCTGGGCGGACCTGCCGGAGTGGCCGCAGATGTTGTTGCGCGCGGTGATGTTCCGGTTGGCGGTGCACGCGCTGCATCCACGGTCGACGCCCCAGGCGTTCCCGGGTCTGGCGCGCACGGCGGACATGGTGCGCCTGACCCTCTGA
- a CDS encoding CHAP domain-containing protein, which yields MTTLSDLDLPNLPYPKYASAGLNAVVDAANVYMQNSVLLFASGWDGGQKDMITWLADKDVWGKDGGLLTSAGRKLTQDGAQTLDPGSSVLVDDYEEKRGAFLDKTSELQKQNDNVQERAIASFDTSNKAFQDVVEIVNGLKNELGRAPGEHQLTQLPDGNLHLTAAEENRLLQLILEGVDRVLDTIEDADSGMQRDAGNIYQMIPDLPRNPYGNAPDPGYRAPWALPASDATWTPGKGTPNDILAKAREQLALGVSESGGNNIPVFRGPNGELYEAPYNINDAWCAAFSTWVWEKAGYNVDWSNPNYVPSIWNDAKHMGLAANISNAQAGDMIIFDWEGDGNPDHVGIVESVDPRTGRITTIEGNSGDALRSNHYSMNAGSLVGVVKPPSNQARAS from the coding sequence ATGACGACCTTGTCGGACTTGGATCTCCCTAACCTGCCATATCCCAAGTACGCCAGCGCCGGTCTCAATGCGGTCGTCGACGCGGCGAATGTGTATATGCAGAACTCGGTCTTGTTGTTCGCGTCCGGCTGGGACGGCGGGCAGAAGGACATGATCACTTGGCTGGCGGACAAAGATGTATGGGGTAAGGACGGCGGTCTGCTGACCTCGGCCGGCCGAAAGCTCACCCAGGACGGCGCCCAGACGCTCGATCCAGGATCGTCGGTGTTGGTCGACGACTACGAAGAAAAGCGCGGAGCGTTCCTGGACAAAACGTCGGAACTGCAGAAGCAGAACGACAACGTGCAGGAACGTGCTATCGCGAGTTTCGACACCTCGAACAAGGCGTTCCAGGACGTCGTAGAGATCGTCAATGGGCTCAAAAACGAGTTGGGTCGTGCACCCGGAGAGCATCAGCTGACCCAGCTGCCCGATGGAAATTTGCACTTGACCGCCGCCGAGGAAAACCGGTTGCTGCAGTTGATCCTGGAGGGCGTGGACCGTGTGCTCGACACGATCGAAGACGCGGACAGCGGCATGCAAAGGGACGCGGGGAATATCTACCAGATGATTCCGGACCTCCCGCGCAATCCCTACGGCAACGCGCCGGATCCCGGATACCGGGCTCCGTGGGCGCTGCCCGCGAGCGATGCCACCTGGACCCCAGGGAAAGGAACCCCCAACGATATTCTTGCGAAGGCTCGCGAGCAACTGGCGCTCGGTGTCTCCGAATCGGGCGGCAACAATATCCCGGTGTTCCGTGGTCCGAATGGCGAGCTTTACGAGGCGCCTTACAACATCAATGACGCGTGGTGCGCGGCCTTCTCCACCTGGGTGTGGGAGAAGGCCGGTTACAACGTCGACTGGTCCAACCCGAACTACGTGCCTTCTATCTGGAACGACGCCAAGCACATGGGGTTGGCGGCGAATATCTCGAACGCGCAAGCAGGCGACATGATCATTTTCGACTGGGAGGGTGACGGAAACCCCGACCATGTCGGGATCGTCGAGTCCGTGGATCCGCGCACCGGCCGGATCACCACCATCGAAGGAAATTCGGGGGATGCATTGAGGTCCAATCACTATTCCATGAACGCGGGATCGCTCGTCGGCGTCGTCAAGCCGCCGTCCAACCAGGCGAGGGCTTCCTGA
- a CDS encoding DNA-directed RNA polymerase subunit beta, whose amino-acid sequence MLEGRILTVSTQADVDAAMPADAGFSRASNRLSFAKIREPLDVPGLLEIQLDSFEWLIGAPTWRERAAHGGSAGGLADVLAEISPIEDFAGTMSLTLSEPRFEEVKASIDECKDKDMTYAAPLFVTAEFINNNTGEIKSQTVFMGDFPMMTDKGTFIINGTERVVVSQLVRSPGVYFDHSVDKGTEKDLHSVRVIPSRGAWLEFDVDKRDTVGVRIDRKRRQPVTVLLKALGWTNERIAERFGFSEVMMTSLAKDGTSGTDEALLDIHRKLRPGEPPTKESAQTLLENLFFKEKRYDLARVGRYKMNKKLGLQAGEVVGSPVLTEEDLVTIIEYLLRLHAGDKTMTAPGGIEVRVEVDDIDHFGNRRLRTVGELIQSQMRLGLSRMERVVRERMTTQDIEAITPQTLMNIRPVVAAIKEFFGTSQLSVFLDERNPLASLTQKRRLSALGPGGLSRERAGLEVRDVHYSHYGRMCPIETPEGPNIGLIGYLSVYARVNPFGFIETPYRKVVDGRVTDEVDYLTADQEDLHVVAQANEPLDADGRFIESRVAVRRRNSEVEIIDSAEVDYMDVSPRQMVSVATAMIPFLEHDDANRALMGANMQKQAVPLIRSEAPIVGTGMELRAAIDAGDVVVSEKAGVVEEVSADYVTVMHDDGTRRSYRMRKFARSNQGTCANQRPIVDEGQRVQAGQVIADGPGTENGEMALGKNLLVAIMPWEGHNYEDAIILSQRLVEEDVLTSIHIEEHEIDARDTKLGAEEITRDIPNVSDEVLADLDERGIVRIGAEVRDGDILVGKVTPKGETELTPEERLLRAIFGEKAREVRDTSLKVPHGESGKVIGIRVFSREDDDDLPPGVNELVRVYVAQKRKIQDGDKLAGRHGNKGVIGKILPTEDMPFLPDGTPVDIILNTHGVPRRMNIGQILETHLGWIGKTGWNVQLADGSRPEWAERLPEELLSAGPDTNLATPVFDGAREEELAGLLASTLPNRDGDVLVGADGKATLFDGRTGEPFPYPIAVGYMYILKLHHLVDDKIHARSTGPYSMITQQPLGGKAQFGGQRFGEMECWAMQAYGAAYTLQELLTIKSDDVVGRVKVYEAIVKGENIPEPGIPESFKVLLKELQSLCLNVEVLSAGSAIEFQHGDDEVDRTAANLGISLSGSESASVNDLSS is encoded by the coding sequence GTGCTGGAAGGACGCATCTTGACAGTCTCGACTCAGGCCGATGTCGATGCCGCAATGCCTGCCGATGCCGGTTTCTCCCGGGCCTCGAACCGACTCTCGTTCGCGAAAATCCGTGAGCCACTGGATGTCCCGGGGTTGCTGGAGATCCAGCTCGATTCGTTCGAATGGTTGATCGGTGCGCCTACCTGGCGCGAGCGGGCGGCGCACGGTGGGAGCGCGGGCGGACTGGCGGACGTGCTCGCGGAAATCAGTCCTATCGAGGATTTCGCCGGGACGATGTCGCTGACGCTCTCCGAGCCGCGCTTCGAGGAGGTCAAGGCCTCGATCGACGAGTGCAAAGACAAGGACATGACGTATGCGGCTCCGCTGTTCGTGACGGCGGAGTTCATCAACAACAACACCGGTGAGATCAAGAGCCAGACGGTCTTCATGGGTGATTTCCCGATGATGACCGACAAGGGCACGTTCATCATCAACGGCACCGAGCGCGTCGTGGTGTCGCAGCTGGTGCGTTCGCCGGGTGTGTACTTCGACCACAGTGTGGACAAGGGTACGGAGAAGGACCTGCACAGCGTGCGGGTGATCCCGTCGCGCGGTGCGTGGCTGGAGTTCGACGTGGACAAGCGCGACACCGTGGGTGTGCGCATCGACCGCAAACGCCGCCAGCCCGTGACGGTCCTGCTCAAGGCACTCGGCTGGACGAACGAGCGGATCGCCGAGCGCTTCGGCTTCTCCGAGGTGATGATGACGTCCTTGGCGAAAGACGGCACGTCGGGCACCGATGAAGCCCTGCTCGACATCCATCGCAAGTTGCGTCCGGGCGAGCCGCCGACGAAGGAGTCGGCGCAGACCCTGCTGGAGAATCTGTTCTTCAAGGAGAAGCGCTACGACCTGGCGCGCGTCGGCCGCTACAAGATGAACAAGAAACTCGGCCTGCAGGCCGGCGAAGTGGTCGGCTCACCGGTGCTCACCGAGGAAGACCTCGTCACGATCATCGAGTATCTGCTGCGCCTGCACGCGGGCGACAAGACCATGACCGCGCCCGGTGGCATCGAGGTCCGGGTCGAGGTCGACGACATCGATCATTTCGGTAATCGCAGGCTGCGCACCGTCGGCGAGTTGATCCAGTCCCAGATGCGGCTGGGGCTGTCGCGGATGGAGCGCGTGGTCCGCGAGCGGATGACCACGCAGGACATCGAAGCGATCACGCCGCAGACGCTGATGAACATCCGTCCGGTGGTCGCCGCGATCAAGGAGTTCTTCGGCACCTCCCAGTTGTCGGTGTTCCTGGACGAGCGCAATCCACTCGCGAGCCTCACCCAGAAACGCCGCCTGTCCGCGCTCGGGCCGGGTGGTCTGTCGCGCGAGCGCGCCGGTCTGGAAGTCCGCGACGTGCACTACAGCCATTACGGCCGGATGTGCCCGATCGAGACCCCGGAAGGGCCGAACATCGGCCTCATCGGGTATCTCTCGGTGTACGCGCGGGTCAACCCGTTCGGTTTCATCGAGACCCCGTACCGCAAGGTCGTCGACGGCCGGGTCACCGACGAAGTCGACTACCTGACCGCCGATCAGGAAGACCTGCATGTCGTGGCGCAGGCGAACGAGCCACTCGACGCCGACGGCCGGTTCATCGAATCGCGAGTCGCGGTGCGTCGCCGGAATTCCGAGGTGGAGATCATCGACTCCGCCGAGGTCGACTACATGGACGTCTCGCCGCGCCAGATGGTGTCGGTCGCGACGGCGATGATCCCGTTCCTCGAGCACGACGACGCCAACCGCGCCCTCATGGGCGCGAACATGCAGAAGCAGGCGGTTCCACTGATCCGATCCGAAGCGCCGATCGTCGGCACCGGCATGGAGCTGCGCGCCGCGATCGATGCGGGCGACGTGGTGGTCAGCGAAAAAGCCGGTGTGGTGGAGGAGGTTTCCGCCGACTACGTCACCGTCATGCATGACGATGGCACCCGGCGTAGCTATCGGATGCGCAAATTCGCTCGGTCCAACCAAGGCACCTGCGCCAACCAGCGTCCGATCGTGGACGAAGGCCAGCGGGTCCAGGCCGGGCAAGTCATCGCCGATGGCCCCGGTACCGAGAACGGTGAGATGGCGCTGGGTAAGAACCTGTTGGTGGCGATCATGCCGTGGGAGGGGCACAACTACGAGGACGCGATCATCCTGTCGCAGCGGTTGGTGGAGGAGGACGTGCTCACCTCGATTCATATCGAGGAGCACGAGATCGATGCTCGTGACACCAAGCTGGGTGCCGAGGAGATCACCCGCGATATCCCGAACGTCTCCGATGAGGTGCTCGCCGATCTGGACGAGCGTGGCATCGTGCGTATCGGTGCGGAGGTGCGTGACGGTGACATCCTGGTGGGCAAGGTGACCCCGAAGGGTGAGACCGAGCTGACTCCGGAGGAGCGGTTGTTGCGGGCGATCTTCGGGGAGAAGGCGCGGGAGGTGCGTGATACCTCGTTGAAGGTGCCCCATGGTGAGTCCGGCAAGGTGATCGGGATCCGGGTGTTCTCCCGGGAGGACGACGATGATCTGCCGCCGGGTGTCAACGAGCTGGTTCGGGTGTATGTGGCGCAGAAGCGCAAGATCCAGGACGGTGACAAGCTCGCAGGCCGCCACGGCAACAAGGGTGTCATCGGCAAGATCCTGCCGACCGAGGACATGCCGTTCCTGCCGGATGGCACCCCGGTCGACATCATCCTCAACACCCACGGTGTGCCGCGTCGTATGAACATCGGCCAGATCCTGGAAACCCATCTGGGCTGGATCGGCAAGACAGGCTGGAACGTTCAGCTCGCCGACGGGTCGCGCCCGGAGTGGGCCGAGCGTTTGCCCGAGGAGTTGTTGTCGGCGGGACCCGACACGAATCTCGCGACCCCGGTGTTCGACGGCGCCCGCGAGGAAGAACTCGCCGGATTACTGGCCTCGACGCTGCCCAACCGCGACGGCGACGTGCTGGTCGGAGCGGATGGAAAAGCAACTTTGTTCGACGGCCGCACCGGCGAGCCTTTCCCGTATCCCATCGCGGTCGGTTACATGTACATCCTGAAGCTGCACCACCTGGTCGACGACAAGATCCACGCGCGCTCGACCGGCCCGTACTCGATGATCACCCAGCAGCCGCTGGGCGGTAAGGCGCAGTTCGGTGGCCAGCGTTTCGGCGAGATGGAGTGCTGGGCCATGCAGGCCTACGGCGCGGCCTACACCCTGCAGGAACTGCTGACCATCAAGTCCGACGACGTCGTCGGCCGCGTGAAGGTCTACGAGGCGATCGTCAAGGGCGAGAACATCCCGGAACCGGGCATCCCGGAATCGTTCAAGGTCCTGCTCAAGGAACTCCAGTCGCTGTGCCTCAACGTCGAAGTGCTGTCGGCGGGTTCGGCGATCGAGTTCCAGCACGGTGACGACGAGGTCGATCGCACCGCCGCGAACCTGGGCATCTCGTTGTCCGGCAGTGAATCCGCTTCGGTGAACGACCTGTCGAGCTGA
- a CDS encoding Cmx/CmrA family chloramphenicol efflux MFS transporter: MPIVVFVLAVAVFAQGTSEFMVSGLLERIAVDLGVSLGTAGLLTSLFAAGMVLGAPVMAMAAGRLPVRQSLAAFLALFCVTHVAGAMTSDFAVLLTTRVVAAVTNAGFLALALAALPRLVDPAMVGRATSVVVSGVTVACIAGVPAGTLLGQAWDWRAAFWAVAVISGAAVIPVWTMAPRAVEAGDRPTTQLRNEWAVLGTRPVRIAVLVAILVNAATFAGFTFLGSITAGLGEAGGRWVPGVLALFGLGSFAGVTFTGRYSDRHRERLVTLGTSGLVVVWLLAALTAHTLPGVAIMAAVSGAVAFGVGSTLITTIVQTAAPTAPRIAGALATTAFNIGAVVGPAVAAVVVDHAGEPAKALWCGTVFTIAAVTVVRVSGRPVPSPAAAATTGDPVE; encoded by the coding sequence ATGCCCATTGTGGTGTTCGTGCTGGCTGTCGCGGTGTTCGCGCAGGGCACGTCCGAATTCATGGTGTCCGGGTTGCTGGAGCGGATCGCCGTCGACCTCGGCGTCTCGCTCGGTACCGCCGGTCTGCTGACCTCGCTGTTCGCGGCGGGCATGGTGCTCGGGGCGCCGGTGATGGCGATGGCGGCGGGCCGATTGCCGGTCCGGCAGTCGCTGGCCGCCTTCTTGGCGCTGTTCTGTGTGACCCATGTCGCCGGTGCGATGACCAGCGATTTCGCGGTACTGCTGACGACCCGGGTCGTCGCGGCGGTCACCAACGCCGGGTTCCTCGCTCTCGCGCTGGCGGCCCTGCCGCGCTTGGTCGACCCCGCTATGGTCGGGCGCGCCACCTCGGTGGTGGTATCCGGGGTGACGGTGGCCTGCATCGCCGGTGTACCGGCCGGGACGCTGCTGGGGCAGGCCTGGGACTGGCGGGCCGCGTTCTGGGCCGTCGCCGTCATCAGCGGTGCGGCGGTGATCCCGGTGTGGACGATGGCGCCCCGTGCCGTGGAAGCCGGTGATCGGCCGACAACGCAGCTTCGGAACGAGTGGGCGGTGCTCGGCACACGCCCGGTTCGCATCGCGGTTCTAGTCGCGATCCTGGTCAACGCGGCGACCTTCGCGGGATTCACGTTCCTCGGCTCGATCACCGCCGGGCTCGGCGAGGCCGGTGGCCGCTGGGTTCCGGGCGTGCTGGCTTTGTTCGGCCTCGGTTCGTTCGCCGGCGTGACGTTCACCGGCCGCTACAGCGACCGCCATCGCGAGCGGCTCGTCACGCTGGGCACGAGCGGTCTCGTCGTCGTGTGGCTGCTGGCCGCCCTCACCGCGCATACCCTGCCCGGGGTGGCGATCATGGCGGCGGTGTCCGGGGCGGTCGCGTTCGGCGTTGGATCCACGCTGATCACCACGATCGTGCAGACCGCCGCGCCCACGGCACCGCGAATCGCCGGCGCGCTGGCCACCACCGCCTTCAATATCGGCGCTGTTGTCGGCCCCGCCGTCGCCGCTGTGGTCGTCGACCACGCAGGTGAGCCCGCGAAGGCGCTGTGGTGCGGCACGGTCTTCACGATTGCCGCGGTGACCGTCGTCCGCGTATCCGGACGGCCCGTCCCGTCTCCGGCTGCCGCAGCCACGACAGGAGACCCGGTCGAGTGA
- a CDS encoding helix-turn-helix domain-containing protein — MSPHLLVRQLDVRVAADLGRDEQAIRCSTTAVPVRPGAVRRRPEIARIRVRRAEIRDEIEFCSVVFGHVHMLRACSRREARNGRRATNGAYAPNDSRVGRTSILAVGKNTSHRGRAGEDTAEMVGSKSDISRTTLPRRQLGRALRDARQANGYTLEQVAEVLEISRSSLGRLELGQNEKVKVRDIEFICQYYGLPEERTGYLKSLAEQARVKPWWEDFRDLVRPGFNTYVQLEAAATGLHFFQTLIIPGLLQTPDYARNVRPSASMGTSEETDWVVERRIRRSAILTRKHKPMQAEFLVHESALRTVVGSTRIMSSQYRHLADMGTRENVSIRVVPFTAGFPGGVAVPPYIIIDFPPNEPSVVYTEGAIGTMIFEEEDDVNRFRVIHEAVKGAALEEQRSRDLLRNMARRYEQ, encoded by the coding sequence GTGAGCCCGCATCTGCTCGTGCGCCAGCTGGACGTCCGCGTGGCGGCAGATCTCGGGCGGGACGAGCAAGCCATCCGGTGCTCCACGACCGCCGTGCCGGTGCGACCCGGTGCCGTGCGTCGGCGGCCGGAAATCGCGCGTATTCGGGTCCGACGCGCGGAAATTCGTGACGAAATCGAGTTCTGTTCCGTGGTGTTCGGTCATGTGCATATGCTGCGGGCGTGCTCACGACGGGAGGCTCGAAACGGCAGGCGCGCGACAAACGGCGCATACGCGCCGAACGATTCCCGAGTTGGGCGCACATCGATTCTCGCCGTGGGAAAAAACACGTCACACCGTGGGAGAGCAGGGGAGGACACAGCGGAAATGGTCGGTAGCAAGTCGGACATCAGCCGGACGACGCTGCCGCGTCGCCAGTTGGGCCGCGCACTGCGCGACGCGCGTCAGGCCAACGGCTACACCCTCGAGCAGGTAGCCGAAGTCCTGGAGATCAGCCGATCGTCACTCGGACGGCTGGAGTTGGGGCAGAACGAGAAGGTCAAGGTTCGCGACATCGAGTTCATCTGCCAGTACTACGGGCTACCGGAGGAGCGCACCGGGTACCTGAAATCGCTGGCCGAGCAGGCGCGGGTGAAACCGTGGTGGGAGGACTTCCGGGATCTGGTGCGGCCCGGGTTCAATACTTATGTTCAATTAGAGGCTGCGGCAACAGGATTGCACTTTTTCCAGACGCTCATCATACCGGGTCTACTGCAGACTCCTGACTATGCCCGCAATGTGCGACCATCTGCGTCGATGGGCACATCCGAAGAGACCGACTGGGTAGTGGAACGGAGGATACGGCGATCAGCGATACTCACCCGCAAGCACAAACCGATGCAGGCCGAGTTCCTGGTGCATGAGTCCGCTCTGCGTACTGTTGTCGGTTCTACGCGAATCATGTCTTCGCAATACCGTCATCTCGCTGACATGGGGACGCGGGAGAACGTCTCGATCCGCGTCGTCCCCTTCACTGCCGGATTCCCTGGAGGGGTGGCGGTACCGCCGTACATCATCATCGACTTCCCACCTAACGAGCCGTCTGTTGTCTACACGGAAGGTGCCATAGGGACAATGATTTTCGAGGAGGAAGACGATGTGAACCGCTTCCGGGTGATTCACGAAGCCGTCAAGGGCGCTGCATTGGAAGAGCAACGATCGAGAGACTTGCTCAGGAATATGGCAAGGAGATACGAACAATGA
- a CDS encoding DUF397 domain-containing protein — translation MIIDLSGAKWFKSVHSGEADQCVEIAWLGAGHVGVRDSKNPAGPALIFTPGQWSSFTACITAGAFDPRSDL, via the coding sequence ATGATCATCGACCTATCCGGAGCGAAGTGGTTCAAGTCTGTCCACAGTGGTGAGGCCGATCAGTGCGTCGAAATCGCGTGGCTCGGGGCTGGTCACGTCGGTGTCCGTGATTCGAAGAACCCGGCCGGTCCGGCGTTGATCTTCACACCGGGTCAATGGAGCTCTTTCACCGCCTGCATTACGGCTGGTGCGTTCGATCCGCGTTCCGATCTGTGA
- a CDS encoding DUF3558 domain-containing protein: MALLIGALTAGVVACEDTTSGTPTTRSSTTAAQALFNPCTGIPDDALRAAGVDPKTEESGIAGVPQSGWEICSWDGPKYFVTVFSTRRTVAEFERKPGNVDFEDVTVAGRQGRQFRVEGASKNLDCDVLFPATQGVLQLRVQGRAGRDDLENPCAVLYRVGESIVPTLPR, translated from the coding sequence TTGGCACTGCTCATCGGTGCGCTGACAGCCGGAGTCGTCGCCTGCGAGGACACCACGAGCGGCACACCGACGACGAGGTCCAGTACGACTGCTGCCCAGGCTTTGTTCAACCCGTGCACGGGGATCCCCGACGATGCGTTGCGGGCAGCCGGGGTCGATCCGAAGACCGAGGAGTCGGGAATCGCCGGTGTGCCGCAATCCGGCTGGGAAATCTGCAGCTGGGATGGGCCCAAGTACTTCGTCACGGTGTTCTCGACAAGACGCACCGTGGCGGAGTTCGAGCGGAAGCCTGGGAATGTCGACTTCGAGGATGTCACGGTCGCAGGTCGTCAGGGTCGGCAATTCAGAGTGGAAGGTGCCTCCAAGAATCTCGATTGCGACGTTCTGTTCCCCGCAACACAGGGTGTCTTGCAGTTGAGGGTTCAGGGCCGGGCAGGTCGTGATGATCTAGAGAACCCGTGCGCGGTCCTCTATCGCGTCGGCGAGTCGATTGTGCCCACACTACCGCGTTGA
- a CDS encoding ESX secretion-associated protein EspG has translation MPEVQSWRFTALEFRTLWESTGRDVLPYPLQHQYTTEFRSESLRLRQAAAQSLHPRIDDDLLRAVEVLLAPEARVEVAGFAGKRRDRKLRAHAGVHSQHGAVAVQEPGPDPEHGGDVVLTLLSAGEVARAVVDVFPVCGPGTGKQLQASAEELARPRPPVRDAWRPTPREEFERFFTRAMTLIGHVGVYAMGSVDNRHIEGRKDFQLNDVENDGRYVTFGTDLLTIKPTTADRIAGTLQQMIAKTVKEVRDGVHLPY, from the coding sequence GTGCCTGAGGTGCAGAGCTGGCGGTTCACCGCGCTCGAATTCCGGACGTTGTGGGAGTCCACCGGCCGGGATGTGCTGCCCTATCCCTTGCAGCACCAGTACACGACGGAGTTCCGGTCGGAGAGTCTGCGATTGCGGCAGGCCGCGGCGCAGTCGTTGCACCCGCGCATTGATGACGATCTGTTGCGTGCGGTGGAAGTGTTGCTGGCGCCGGAGGCTCGGGTGGAAGTGGCCGGATTCGCCGGCAAACGCAGGGATCGCAAGCTGCGGGCGCATGCGGGAGTGCACTCCCAGCACGGCGCGGTCGCGGTGCAGGAACCGGGACCGGACCCGGAGCACGGCGGTGACGTGGTGTTGACGTTGCTGTCCGCCGGTGAGGTGGCGCGGGCCGTGGTCGATGTGTTCCCGGTCTGCGGCCCGGGAACGGGAAAGCAATTGCAGGCTTCCGCAGAGGAACTCGCGCGGCCACGTCCGCCGGTCCGCGATGCCTGGCGCCCGACGCCGCGAGAGGAGTTCGAGCGGTTCTTCACCCGGGCGATGACATTGATCGGTCACGTCGGCGTCTACGCGATGGGAAGCGTGGACAATCGGCATATCGAGGGTCGCAAAGACTTTCAGCTCAATGACGTCGAAAACGACGGCCGCTACGTCACCTTCGGCACCGACCTGCTCACGATCAAACCCACCACCGCCGACCGCATCGCGGGCACCCTGCAACAAATGATCGCCAAGACCGTCAAGGAAGTGCGCGACGGAGTACACCTACCGTACTGA
- a CDS encoding YybH family protein, with protein MDFRAHADAWLAAWNAHDLDAIMACYSDEVEFVASTVARRWDRPDGRLHGKAELRKHFELGLSLAPDLTFTEEALLIRPGGYALLYRRENGNRVLDVVELDQDGHAGRVEAFYEHEQR; from the coding sequence ATGGATTTTCGTGCTCATGCAGATGCGTGGCTGGCGGCGTGGAACGCGCACGACCTCGACGCCATCATGGCGTGCTACTCGGACGAGGTCGAGTTCGTCGCTTCGACCGTCGCGCGCCGGTGGGACCGTCCTGATGGGCGGTTGCATGGCAAGGCGGAGTTGCGCAAGCATTTCGAGCTCGGACTGTCTCTGGCGCCGGACCTCACCTTCACCGAGGAGGCGCTGCTGATTCGGCCGGGTGGGTATGCGTTGCTCTACCGCCGCGAGAACGGAAATCGTGTTCTGGATGTCGTCGAACTCGACCAGGACGGGCACGCCGGTCGCGTGGAAGCCTTCTATGAACACGAGCAGCGGTAG